One segment of Microbacterium arborescens DNA contains the following:
- a CDS encoding bifunctional aldolase/short-chain dehydrogenase has translation MTSAAAADLIARSNRLGSDPKNTNYAGGNTSAKGTDIDPVTGEPVELLWVKGSGGDLGTLTESGLAVLRLDRMRALVNVYPGVDREDEMVTAFDYCLHGKGGAAPSIDTAMHGLVDAAHVDHLHPDAGIAIATAADGETLTPAIFGEKVVWVPWRRPGFQLGLDIAEIKAQNPQAIGCILGGHGITAWGDTSDEAEANSLWIIETAQAYIDEHGAAEPFGGVRAGFEALPETERRARAAALAPTIRGIASTDKPMVGHYTDADVVLDFLASEKAPALAALGTSCPDHFLRTKVKPLILDMPATASAEEQIARLHELHAAYRADYQAYYDAHADADSPAIRGADPLIVLVPGVGMFSYGANKQTARVAGEFYVNAINVMRGAEALSTYAPISDAEKFRIEYWALEEAKLQRMPKPKTHQGRIAFVTGAASGIGKAIATRLAAEGACVVVADLDLEKAQAAAAELGGTDVAIGVAANVADADGVQAAIDATLLAFGGIDLVVNNAGLSLSKPLLETTEKDWDLQHDVMAKGSFLVSKAAAKALIEQRMGGDVIYISSKNSVFAGPNNIAYSATKADQAHQVRLLAVELGEHGVRVNGINPDGVVRGSGIFASGWGANRAATYGVKEEDLGQFYANRTILKREVVPENVADAVYVLTGPELSRTTGLHIPVDSGVAAAFLR, from the coding sequence ATGACCTCCGCCGCAGCAGCAGACCTCATCGCGCGCAGCAACCGCCTGGGATCCGACCCCAAGAACACCAACTACGCCGGCGGCAACACCTCCGCCAAGGGCACCGACATCGACCCCGTCACCGGTGAGCCCGTCGAGCTGCTGTGGGTCAAGGGATCGGGCGGCGACCTCGGCACCCTGACCGAGTCGGGGCTCGCCGTGCTCCGCCTCGACCGGATGCGAGCACTGGTGAACGTGTACCCGGGTGTCGATCGCGAGGACGAGATGGTCACCGCGTTCGACTACTGCCTGCACGGCAAGGGCGGCGCCGCGCCCTCGATCGACACCGCGATGCACGGACTGGTGGATGCCGCGCACGTCGATCACCTGCACCCCGACGCGGGCATCGCGATCGCGACGGCCGCCGACGGCGAGACGCTGACCCCCGCGATCTTCGGCGAGAAGGTCGTGTGGGTGCCGTGGCGGCGCCCGGGCTTCCAGCTCGGCCTCGACATCGCCGAGATCAAGGCGCAGAACCCGCAGGCCATCGGATGCATCCTCGGCGGGCACGGCATCACGGCGTGGGGCGACACCTCGGATGAGGCCGAGGCGAACAGCCTCTGGATCATCGAGACCGCACAGGCCTACATCGACGAGCACGGCGCGGCCGAGCCCTTCGGCGGCGTGCGCGCCGGGTTCGAGGCGCTGCCCGAGACCGAGCGCCGCGCCCGCGCCGCCGCCCTCGCCCCCACGATCCGCGGCATCGCCTCGACCGACAAGCCCATGGTCGGCCACTACACCGACGCCGACGTCGTGCTCGACTTCCTGGCATCCGAGAAGGCACCCGCTCTCGCCGCTCTGGGCACGAGCTGCCCCGACCACTTCCTACGCACGAAGGTCAAGCCCCTCATCCTCGACATGCCGGCGACGGCGTCGGCCGAGGAGCAGATCGCCCGTCTGCACGAGCTGCACGCCGCGTACCGCGCCGACTACCAGGCGTACTACGACGCCCACGCCGATGCGGACTCGCCGGCGATCCGCGGCGCCGACCCGCTCATCGTGCTGGTCCCGGGCGTGGGCATGTTCTCGTACGGCGCGAACAAGCAGACCGCGCGGGTCGCGGGTGAGTTCTACGTCAACGCGATCAACGTCATGCGCGGCGCCGAGGCCCTCTCGACCTACGCGCCGATCTCGGACGCCGAGAAGTTCCGCATCGAGTACTGGGCCCTCGAAGAGGCGAAGCTCCAGCGGATGCCCAAGCCCAAGACTCACCAGGGGCGCATCGCGTTCGTCACAGGAGCGGCATCCGGCATCGGCAAGGCCATCGCCACCCGGCTCGCGGCCGAGGGCGCGTGCGTCGTCGTCGCCGACCTCGACCTCGAGAAGGCGCAGGCCGCAGCCGCGGAGCTCGGCGGCACCGACGTCGCGATCGGCGTCGCCGCCAACGTCGCCGACGCCGACGGCGTGCAGGCCGCGATCGACGCGACGCTGCTCGCGTTCGGGGGCATCGACCTCGTCGTCAACAACGCCGGGCTGTCGCTGTCGAAGCCGCTGCTGGAGACCACCGAGAAGGACTGGGACCTGCAGCACGACGTCATGGCGAAGGGCTCGTTCCTCGTGTCCAAGGCTGCAGCCAAGGCGCTCATCGAGCAGAGAATGGGCGGTGACGTCATCTACATCTCCTCGAAGAACTCCGTCTTCGCCGGGCCCAACAACATCGCGTACTCGGCGACGAAGGCCGACCAGGCCCACCAGGTGCGGCTGCTCGCGGTCGAGCTCGGCGAGCACGGCGTGCGCGTGAACGGCATCAACCCCGACGGCGTCGTGCGCGGCTCGGGCATCTTCGCCTCCGGCTGGGGCGCCAACCGCGCCGCGACCTACGGCGTCAAGGAAGAGGACCTCGGCCAGTTCTACGCCAACCGCACGATCCTCAAGCGCGAGGTCGTGCCCGAGAACGTCGCCGACGCGGTGTACGTGCTGACCGGCCCCGAGCTCTCCCGCACGACCGGCCTGCACATCCCCGTCGACTCCGGCGTCGCCGCCGCCTTCCTCCGATGA
- a CDS encoding alpha/beta hydrolase fold domain-containing protein, protein MSAPSAAAAVPTSEADGLIRLYRAAEPDGTGLVWMHGGGFAFGDLDMPEADAVARGLAAAGTTVLSVDYRLAPVPPTWDGADQQIEDRTGNRYPAASDDVLRAWDWATSHADELGVTRLAIGGASAGANLATGATLRLLGAGGILPRLVVLAYPTLLAVQPAPGPALRAALAAHPEHDRFGTDVVREMYENYLGGSVIGAPIAAVPGLASAAELRGFPPTLMINSEIDELSVSGDVFAATLRAAGGDVDVVVEPGTDHGHLNRPEHPGFTASMARIVRRFADLAAS, encoded by the coding sequence ATGAGCGCCCCGTCGGCCGCCGCGGCCGTGCCCACGTCCGAGGCGGACGGGCTCATCCGCCTCTACCGAGCCGCGGAACCCGATGGCACCGGCCTCGTGTGGATGCACGGGGGCGGCTTCGCGTTCGGCGACCTCGACATGCCGGAAGCGGATGCCGTCGCCCGCGGGCTCGCCGCCGCGGGGACGACCGTCCTCTCCGTCGACTACCGCCTCGCCCCCGTCCCCCCGACCTGGGACGGCGCCGACCAGCAGATCGAGGACCGCACCGGCAACCGCTACCCCGCGGCATCCGACGACGTCCTGCGCGCATGGGACTGGGCGACCTCTCACGCGGATGAGCTCGGCGTCACGCGCCTCGCGATCGGCGGCGCCAGTGCGGGGGCGAACCTCGCGACGGGTGCGACCCTGCGCCTGCTCGGGGCGGGCGGCATCCTTCCCCGCCTCGTCGTGCTGGCCTACCCCACCCTGCTCGCCGTCCAGCCCGCCCCCGGTCCGGCGCTGCGCGCGGCCCTCGCCGCCCATCCCGAGCACGACCGGTTCGGCACCGACGTCGTCCGCGAGATGTACGAGAACTACCTCGGCGGCTCCGTGATCGGCGCGCCGATCGCCGCGGTGCCGGGCCTCGCGTCGGCCGCCGAGCTGCGCGGCTTCCCGCCCACACTCATGATCAACAGCGAGATCGACGAGCTGAGCGTCTCGGGCGACGTGTTCGCCGCGACGCTGCGGGCCGCGGGCGGCGACGTCGACGTCGTCGTCGAGCCGGGCACGGACCACGGCCACCTCAACCGGCCTGAGCATCCGGGATTCACAGCCTCGATGGCACGCATCGTGCGGCGTTTCGCCGACCTCGCCGCATCCTGA
- a CDS encoding MFS transporter produces MSTTRTRRPLSAWKATIAVAMSNYIEAGAIIALATSLTLWQEAFGFDDGVVGIVAALSANAFGAAIGAAIGGPLCDRLGRKFIYTYDLIVFMLGALAVTFAPNLAILLVGVILMGIAVGAGVPASWTYIAEEAPNEHRAAHVGTAQLAWSIGPAVGFLLAVIVGPLGLLGSRLIFFHLFVIAAVTWWVRRGLPESRRWKSQREAALVAGERPSFFSGIIGLLKEPKNWGALAFLIGVYGLWNTVAGQAGIFQPRVYDAAGLHDPMQQNLLQVLVWSLTAAATFFGFMRFGDRVRRKWLYLAGAGLGVVAWAVLIYAPPGLFSLLFFAVAWGVSAGVGAQAFYGLWTAELFATRYRASAQGMLFMLARVMVGLLSLVFPVLLSGLGLGGLGVIILGLLVAALLIGTIWAPNTEGKSLEDIELERYGRHVPTPAEESVSR; encoded by the coding sequence ATGAGCACCACCCGCACCCGCCGCCCGCTGAGCGCCTGGAAGGCGACCATCGCCGTCGCCATGTCGAACTACATCGAGGCCGGCGCCATCATCGCGCTCGCCACGAGCCTCACGCTGTGGCAGGAGGCGTTCGGCTTCGACGACGGCGTCGTCGGGATCGTCGCCGCCCTCTCGGCCAACGCCTTCGGTGCCGCGATCGGTGCCGCGATCGGCGGTCCCCTGTGCGACCGGCTCGGCCGCAAGTTCATCTACACCTACGACCTGATCGTGTTCATGCTCGGGGCCCTGGCCGTGACGTTCGCCCCGAACCTCGCGATCCTCCTCGTCGGCGTCATCCTCATGGGCATCGCCGTCGGCGCGGGCGTTCCGGCGTCGTGGACCTACATCGCCGAGGAGGCTCCGAACGAGCACCGTGCCGCGCACGTGGGCACGGCCCAGCTCGCCTGGTCCATCGGCCCGGCGGTCGGGTTCCTGCTCGCCGTGATCGTCGGCCCGCTCGGCCTGCTCGGCTCGCGCCTGATCTTCTTCCACCTGTTCGTCATCGCCGCCGTCACGTGGTGGGTCCGTCGCGGGCTCCCCGAGTCGCGCCGGTGGAAGAGCCAGCGCGAGGCCGCCCTCGTCGCGGGCGAGCGTCCGTCGTTCTTCTCCGGCATCATCGGCCTGCTCAAGGAGCCGAAGAACTGGGGCGCGCTCGCCTTCCTCATCGGCGTCTACGGTCTGTGGAACACCGTCGCCGGCCAGGCCGGCATCTTCCAGCCGCGGGTATACGACGCCGCGGGCCTCCACGATCCGATGCAGCAGAACCTGCTGCAGGTGCTCGTCTGGAGCCTCACGGCCGCGGCGACCTTCTTCGGCTTCATGCGCTTCGGCGACCGCGTGCGCCGCAAGTGGCTGTACCTCGCCGGCGCGGGGCTCGGCGTCGTCGCCTGGGCGGTGCTAATCTACGCCCCGCCCGGACTCTTCTCGCTGCTGTTCTTCGCCGTCGCGTGGGGCGTCTCCGCCGGTGTCGGAGCCCAGGCGTTCTACGGACTGTGGACCGCCGAGCTGTTCGCCACCCGCTACCGCGCGAGCGCCCAGGGCATGCTCTTCATGCTCGCGCGCGTCATGGTCGGCCTCCTGAGCCTGGTCTTCCCCGTCCTGCTGTCGGGTCTCGGACTCGGCGGCCTGGGCGTGATCATCCTCGGTCTGCTCGTCGCGGCGCTGCTGATCGGGACCATCTGGGCTCCGAACACCGAGGGCAAGTCGCTCGAGGACATCGAGCTCGAGCGTTATGGCCGGCACGTCCCGACCCCGGCGGAAGAGTCGGTGTCGCGATGA
- the rhaI gene encoding L-rhamnose isomerase — protein sequence MSTLSPDHLALLERQGIELPSWAFGNSGTRFRVFPTAGTPRDPFEKIADAAEVNRVTGLAPAVALHIPWDRVDDFGALRRHAEDLGVALGTINSNTFQDEDYKFGALTHEDDAIRRKAIDHHLECIDVMDATGSRDLKIWLAEGSNYPGQNDMRARQDRLADSLQKIYDRLTGEQRLVLEYKFFEPSFYHTDVPDWGTSYVQVAALGERAMVCLDTGHHAPGTNIEFIVMQLLRLGKLGSFDFNSRFYADDDLIVGAADPFQLFRILVEVLRGGGFDNPDVVFMLDQCHNIEAKIPGQIRSVLNVQEMTARALLIDADALAAARTANDVLGAQAVFMDAFYTDVRPALAEWRESRGLPADPMAAYAASGYQQKIEADRVGGTQAGWGA from the coding sequence GTGAGCACCCTCTCCCCCGACCACCTCGCCCTGCTCGAGCGCCAGGGCATCGAGCTGCCCAGCTGGGCGTTCGGCAACTCCGGCACCCGGTTCCGGGTGTTCCCCACGGCCGGCACCCCGCGCGATCCTTTCGAGAAGATCGCGGATGCCGCCGAGGTCAACCGCGTCACCGGCCTCGCCCCCGCCGTCGCGCTGCACATCCCGTGGGACAGGGTCGACGACTTCGGTGCCCTGCGCCGCCACGCCGAGGACCTCGGGGTCGCGCTCGGCACGATCAACTCGAACACGTTCCAGGACGAGGACTACAAGTTCGGGGCGCTGACCCACGAGGACGACGCGATCCGTCGCAAAGCCATCGACCACCACCTCGAGTGCATCGACGTCATGGATGCCACGGGCTCGCGCGACCTGAAGATCTGGCTGGCCGAGGGGTCGAACTACCCCGGGCAGAACGACATGCGCGCACGCCAGGACCGCCTGGCCGACTCGCTGCAGAAGATCTACGACCGCCTCACGGGCGAGCAGCGCCTCGTGCTGGAGTACAAGTTCTTCGAGCCGTCCTTCTACCACACCGACGTTCCCGACTGGGGGACCAGCTACGTGCAGGTCGCGGCCCTCGGCGAGCGCGCGATGGTCTGCCTCGACACCGGGCACCACGCCCCGGGCACGAACATCGAGTTCATCGTCATGCAGCTGCTGCGCCTCGGCAAGCTCGGCTCGTTCGACTTCAACTCGCGCTTCTACGCCGACGACGACCTCATCGTGGGCGCGGCCGACCCGTTCCAGCTGTTCCGGATCCTCGTCGAGGTGCTGCGCGGCGGCGGGTTCGACAACCCCGATGTGGTGTTCATGCTCGACCAGTGCCACAACATCGAGGCGAAGATCCCCGGGCAGATCCGTTCGGTGCTCAACGTCCAGGAGATGACGGCTCGCGCGCTGCTCATCGACGCCGACGCCCTGGCCGCCGCCCGCACCGCGAACGACGTCCTCGGGGCGCAGGCGGTCTTCATGGACGCGTTCTACACCGACGTCCGGCCGGCCCTGGCCGAGTGGCGCGAGTCGCGGGGGCTGCCCGCCGACCCGATGGCCGCGTATGCGGCATCCGGGTACCAGCAGAAGATCGAAGCCGACCGCGTGGGAGGCACCCAGGCGGGATGGGGCGCATGA
- a CDS encoding L-rhamnose mutarotase gives MTSASAHRVCFSLQIRPDLLDEYISRHTPVWPEMLAEIAASGRRNYSLFLGEGGRLIGYYEVDDDAAAQAYLAASPIAARWEAEMARFFVGLDGRPDQAATPLTEIFNLHDQLAATGTGAASPTSTPTDESDDAS, from the coding sequence ATGACGAGTGCATCTGCCCACCGGGTCTGCTTCTCGTTGCAGATCCGTCCGGACCTGCTCGATGAGTACATCTCCCGGCACACCCCCGTCTGGCCCGAGATGCTCGCGGAGATCGCCGCATCCGGCCGCCGCAACTACTCGCTGTTCCTCGGCGAGGGCGGCCGCCTGATCGGCTACTACGAAGTCGACGACGACGCCGCAGCCCAGGCGTACCTCGCCGCGTCGCCGATCGCGGCGCGCTGGGAAGCCGAGATGGCCCGCTTCTTCGTCGGCCTCGACGGGCGCCCCGACCAGGCGGCCACCCCGCTGACCGAGATCTTCAATCTGCACGACCAACTCGCGGCGACCGGCACCGGCGCCGCCTCACCGACATCCACCCCCACCGACGAAAGCGACGACGCATCGTGA
- a CDS encoding LacI family DNA-binding transcriptional regulator, whose protein sequence is MAVSVRDVAVAASVSVGTVSNVLNNPTRVSPEMVARVQQAIADLGFVRNDAARQLRAGRSRSIGLVVLDIGNPFFAEVARGAEQRAAESGMAVLLSTSDEKPERESAYLDLFREQRVNGVLVTPASDDLERLRGLQAAGVPVVLVDREVPDDVFASVSVDDVEGGYLAVAHLLARGRRRIAFVRGPVSIRQVADRLEGARRAVAEVAGARLEEIAVPALSVLHGRAAGELLRDRRGDDRVDAVFAANDLLAVGVLQAFSVLGQLRVPDEVALIGYDDIDFASATVVPLSSIRQPAHEIGYRAVDLLLRGLDDPAGEHERRVRFRPELVVRDSTA, encoded by the coding sequence ATGGCAGTGAGCGTGCGGGATGTCGCGGTCGCGGCATCCGTGTCGGTGGGGACCGTCTCGAACGTCCTCAACAATCCGACGCGCGTGTCGCCCGAGATGGTCGCGCGCGTGCAGCAGGCCATCGCCGACCTCGGGTTCGTCCGCAACGACGCGGCGCGGCAGCTGCGGGCCGGGCGAAGCCGCTCGATCGGCCTCGTGGTGCTCGATATCGGCAACCCGTTCTTCGCCGAGGTGGCCCGGGGCGCCGAGCAGCGCGCTGCCGAGAGCGGCATGGCGGTGCTGCTGAGCACGAGCGACGAGAAGCCCGAGCGTGAATCGGCGTATCTCGACCTCTTCCGCGAGCAGCGCGTCAACGGCGTGCTCGTGACTCCTGCGAGCGACGATCTCGAGCGGTTGCGCGGGCTGCAGGCGGCCGGCGTCCCGGTCGTCCTCGTCGACCGCGAGGTGCCCGACGACGTGTTCGCCTCGGTGTCGGTCGACGACGTCGAGGGCGGCTACCTCGCCGTGGCGCACCTTCTGGCACGCGGGCGTCGGCGTATCGCGTTCGTCCGCGGGCCGGTGTCGATCCGGCAGGTCGCCGACCGTCTCGAGGGCGCGCGCCGAGCGGTGGCCGAGGTCGCCGGTGCGCGGCTGGAAGAGATCGCGGTGCCCGCCCTGTCGGTCCTGCACGGGCGCGCCGCCGGAGAGCTGCTGCGAGACCGTCGCGGAGATGACCGCGTCGACGCCGTGTTCGCGGCCAACGACCTGCTCGCCGTGGGGGTGCTGCAGGCGTTCTCGGTGCTCGGCCAGTTGCGGGTGCCCGACGAGGTCGCGCTCATCGGCTACGACGACATCGACTTCGCGTCGGCCACCGTCGTGCCGCTCAGCTCGATACGCCAGCCCGCGCACGAGATCGGATACCGCGCCGTCGACCTCCTGCTGCGCGGCCTCGACGACCCCGCCGGCGAGCACGAGCGCCGCGTGCGCTTCCGCCCCGAGCTCGTCGTCCGCGACTCCACCGCCTGA
- a CDS encoding SDR family NAD(P)-dependent oxidoreductase: MTRLQGKTALVTGAAMGIGHAVAERFVAEGARVVLADRNGPAVADAASALGPLARAVTMDIGDEAAVAAAFAELEAAGWTPDVVVANAGVQLFGQDAPAADLDLDVWRRTIDINLTGTFLTVKYAVRALLSRGGGSIILTGSPTAVNGEGWAFTAYSASKAGVHGLGRTVAAAYADRGIRVNTVQPAYTETPLVSAISDDPESRAAIVSRIPVGRAGTPADVTGIMVYLASDEGSFATGATFSVDGGMTTL, from the coding sequence ATGACGAGACTGCAGGGCAAGACGGCGCTCGTGACGGGCGCTGCGATGGGCATCGGACACGCCGTCGCCGAGCGGTTCGTCGCCGAGGGCGCGCGCGTCGTGCTCGCCGATCGCAACGGGCCGGCCGTGGCCGACGCCGCATCGGCCCTGGGCCCGCTCGCACGCGCGGTCACGATGGACATCGGCGACGAGGCCGCCGTCGCGGCGGCGTTCGCCGAGCTCGAGGCGGCCGGCTGGACGCCCGACGTCGTCGTCGCGAACGCGGGCGTGCAGCTGTTCGGGCAGGACGCACCCGCCGCCGACCTCGATCTCGACGTCTGGCGGCGGACGATCGACATCAACCTCACCGGGACGTTCCTGACGGTGAAGTACGCCGTCCGCGCGCTGCTGTCGCGCGGCGGCGGGTCGATCATCCTGACCGGAAGCCCCACCGCGGTCAACGGCGAGGGATGGGCCTTCACCGCCTACAGCGCGTCGAAGGCCGGCGTACACGGACTCGGTCGCACGGTCGCCGCGGCATATGCCGACCGCGGCATCCGGGTGAACACCGTGCAGCCGGCGTACACCGAAACGCCGCTGGTGTCGGCGATCAGCGACGACCCCGAGTCGCGGGCGGCCATCGTCTCGCGCATCCCGGTCGGCCGCGCCGGCACCCCCGCCGACGTCACCGGCATCATGGTCTACCTCGCGAGCGACGAGGGCTCGTTCGCCACGGGGGCGACGTTCTCGGTCGACGGCGGCATGACGACCCTCTGA
- a CDS encoding phosphogluconate dehydrogenase C-terminal domain-containing protein: protein MSHTIAVVGAGGKMGMRVSNNLVKTDHTVFYVENSPAGRERTIAAGRELTDAAAAVADADIVVLAVPDLALGPVTADLVPQLKAGAIVLTLDPAAAYAGLLTTRDEIIQAVAHPCHPSVFLERTTREEWADTFGGIAAPQDAIAAIESDDPEKKRIVEETVRAIYAPVIDVHWVTIKQLAQLEPTLVETVACMIGSLLNEALDEAIHTMGVPEAAARSILYGHTQVALANGLRGDNPFSDACLIAMDYGRESIIKDDWKKIFRDDELDKNLARMLHLDHIER, encoded by the coding sequence ATGAGCCACACGATCGCCGTCGTCGGAGCAGGCGGGAAGATGGGCATGCGCGTGTCCAACAACCTCGTGAAGACCGACCACACCGTCTTCTACGTCGAGAACTCGCCGGCCGGCCGCGAGCGCACGATCGCCGCCGGGCGCGAGCTGACGGATGCCGCCGCGGCGGTCGCCGACGCCGACATCGTCGTGCTCGCCGTGCCCGATCTGGCGCTCGGCCCGGTGACCGCCGATCTCGTCCCGCAACTGAAGGCCGGCGCCATCGTGCTGACCCTCGACCCGGCCGCCGCCTACGCGGGGCTGCTCACCACGCGTGACGAGATCATCCAGGCCGTCGCGCACCCGTGCCACCCGTCGGTGTTCCTCGAACGCACGACGAGGGAGGAATGGGCCGACACGTTCGGCGGCATCGCCGCCCCGCAGGATGCGATTGCGGCCATCGAGTCGGACGACCCCGAGAAGAAGCGCATCGTCGAAGAGACCGTCCGCGCGATCTACGCGCCCGTCATCGATGTGCACTGGGTCACGATCAAGCAGCTCGCTCAGCTCGAGCCCACTCTCGTCGAGACCGTCGCCTGCATGATCGGCTCGCTCCTGAACGAGGCGCTCGACGAGGCAATCCACACGATGGGCGTGCCCGAGGCCGCCGCCCGCAGCATCCTGTACGGCCACACCCAGGTCGCCCTCGCGAACGGCCTGCGCGGCGACAACCCGTTCAGCGATGCGTGCCTGATCGCGATGGACTACGGTCGCGAGAGCATCATCAAGGACGACTGGAAGAAGATCTTCCGCGACGACGAGCTCGACAAGAACCTCGCGCGGATGCTGCACCTGGACCACATCGAGCGCTGA
- a CDS encoding sugar phosphate isomerase/epimerase family protein, producing the protein MIGLGTYAFLWEHSDRAPQPLSLVGAFERTRELGVDLFQICDYAPLERMDDVELGDAAAAARDLGLTIEVGTKGVAPEHLARFLELAAVFDARLVRSMIYAPDSRPTLAQAEMWLRGILPAYESAGVALALETYEQVSTADLTRLIAAIDSPALGVCLDPANVVARLELPRETVELAAPYVTNIHVKDFAFDRQPGWVGFTFTGTRMGEGLHDYPHLLETVRPRDRGVNEPKVNEIVEHWLPWQGDAQTTVRTEREWTRATLEYLRST; encoded by the coding sequence GTGATCGGCCTCGGCACCTACGCCTTCCTGTGGGAGCACTCCGACCGTGCACCCCAGCCGCTTTCGCTCGTCGGCGCGTTCGAGCGCACGCGCGAGCTCGGCGTCGACCTCTTCCAGATCTGCGACTACGCCCCGCTCGAACGCATGGACGACGTCGAGCTGGGCGACGCCGCCGCCGCGGCCCGCGACCTCGGACTGACGATCGAGGTCGGCACGAAGGGCGTCGCGCCCGAGCACCTGGCCCGATTCCTCGAGCTCGCGGCCGTCTTCGACGCGCGGCTCGTGCGCAGCATGATCTACGCTCCCGATTCGCGCCCGACGCTCGCGCAGGCCGAGATGTGGCTGCGCGGCATCCTGCCCGCCTACGAGTCCGCGGGCGTCGCACTCGCGCTCGAGACCTACGAGCAGGTGTCGACCGCCGATCTGACGCGCCTGATCGCGGCCATCGACAGCCCTGCCCTCGGCGTGTGCCTCGACCCGGCCAACGTCGTCGCGCGCCTGGAGCTGCCGCGCGAGACCGTCGAGCTCGCCGCGCCGTACGTGACGAACATCCACGTGAAGGACTTCGCCTTCGACCGGCAGCCCGGATGGGTGGGCTTCACGTTCACCGGAACCCGCATGGGCGAGGGGCTGCACGACTACCCCCATCTGCTCGAGACCGTCCGGCCGCGCGATCGCGGGGTCAACGAGCCCAAGGTCAACGAGATCGTCGAGCACTGGCTGCCCTGGCAGGGCGATGCCCAGACCACTGTCCGAACCGAGCGGGAATGGACCCGCGCCACCCTGGAATACCTGAGGAGCACCTGA
- a CDS encoding triose-phosphate isomerase family protein gives MPPVAASGETPTPRVTVGVSLKAYFGRRAARVWFGEVAAAVGAHEAVRSGVVDVFVIPTYLQFDDARDFLAPVGIQVGVQDVSAHEPGAFTGEITAAEVAESGGTFAEVGHAERRRLFGETDEITAAKAAAALRHALTPVLCIGESERMDADAAARATVAQLHADLAGAPAGRVVVAYEPVWAIGAPEPAPTEHIVAVSRALRAALDADPARAGSSVIYGGSAGPGLLARLEGAVDGLFLGRFAHDAAAFCRVIDEAAALATSRTPRNGATP, from the coding sequence ATGCCGCCCGTCGCAGCTTCCGGCGAGACGCCGACGCCACGCGTGACCGTCGGGGTGAGCCTCAAGGCGTACTTCGGCCGGCGCGCCGCGCGCGTGTGGTTCGGCGAGGTCGCCGCCGCGGTGGGCGCCCACGAGGCCGTCCGCAGCGGCGTCGTCGACGTCTTCGTCATCCCCACGTACCTGCAGTTCGACGACGCCCGCGACTTCCTCGCGCCCGTCGGCATCCAGGTCGGCGTCCAGGACGTCTCGGCTCATGAGCCGGGGGCCTTCACGGGCGAGATCACGGCGGCCGAGGTCGCCGAGTCGGGCGGGACGTTCGCCGAGGTCGGCCACGCCGAGCGCCGGCGCCTCTTCGGCGAGACCGACGAGATCACGGCGGCCAAAGCCGCGGCGGCCCTGCGGCACGCCCTCACCCCGGTGCTGTGCATCGGAGAGTCGGAGCGGATGGATGCCGACGCCGCGGCGCGCGCGACCGTCGCGCAGCTCCACGCCGATCTCGCGGGCGCTCCCGCGGGCCGCGTCGTCGTGGCGTACGAGCCGGTCTGGGCGATCGGGGCTCCCGAGCCCGCGCCGACCGAGCACATCGTCGCCGTGAGCCGCGCCCTGCGCGCAGCCCTCGACGCCGATCCCGCGCGTGCCGGATCGAGCGTCATCTACGGCGGCTCCGCCGGCCCCGGTCTGCTCGCGCGACTCGAGGGCGCGGTCGACGGACTCTTCCTCGGGCGCTTCGCGCACGACGCGGCCGCCTTCTGCCGCGTGATCGACGAGGCTGCAGCCCTCGCGACCTCGCGCACCCCCCGGAACGGAGCGACCCCGTGA
- a CDS encoding ribose-5-phosphate isomerase has protein sequence MTEPLRIVIGCDDAGFDYKEVLKRDLEASDDVASVVDVGVSADGHTPYPTVAIEAAERVARGEADRALLICGTGLGVAIAANKVAGIRAVTAHDSFSVERGVLSNNAQVLTMGQRVVGIELARRLVREWLTYRFDTASASAEKVAVIDRYESTGSC, from the coding sequence ATGACTGAACCGCTCCGCATCGTCATCGGCTGCGACGACGCCGGCTTCGACTACAAAGAGGTGCTCAAACGCGACCTCGAGGCCAGCGACGACGTCGCGTCGGTCGTCGACGTCGGTGTGAGCGCCGACGGGCACACCCCCTACCCGACCGTCGCGATCGAGGCCGCCGAGCGGGTCGCACGCGGCGAGGCCGACCGCGCCCTGCTGATCTGCGGCACCGGCCTCGGCGTCGCGATCGCGGCGAACAAGGTCGCCGGCATCCGCGCCGTCACGGCCCACGACTCGTTCTCGGTCGAGCGCGGCGTGCTCTCCAACAACGCGCAGGTGCTGACGATGGGACAGCGTGTCGTGGGCATCGAGCTCGCGCGCCGCCTCGTCCGCGAGTGGCTGACCTATCGCTTCGACACCGCCTCCGCCTCGGCCGAGAAGGTCGCCGTCATCGACCGGTACGAGAGCACCGGCTCCTGCTGA